The Anabas testudineus chromosome 11, fAnaTes1.2, whole genome shotgun sequence genome has a segment encoding these proteins:
- the LOC113154136 gene encoding uncharacterized protein LOC113154136, with amino-acid sequence MFSQFSTMSTQASDHQAEPHVTLNVRHKRRVQMGSRERDDSEEADMESKDHHIDIVLPKSGSQTQKTVPGVRSSRFRASTVMRVLYLLILAGIIIRYISVTVQKDQLTTIYEELKNRYDNLSDIYNQTTFEEKQLKEKCQMNITDLHTCSNTPGKNCSQMEEEANKLKEAIAGKSCPDGWMRFGCNCYYKFTERKSLKDSGDECQRRGGTLMVIDSTEKQTSFKHEVGEEAEIQLCD; translated from the exons ATGTTCAGTCAGTTCAGCACGATGTCGACTCAGGCTTCAGATCATCAAGCTGAGCCACATGTGACACTGAATGTGAGACATAAAAGAAGAGTCCAAATGGGAAGCAGAGAACGGGACGACAGCGAGGAGGCAGATATGGAGAGTAAAGACCATCACATCGATATTGTCTTACCAAAGAGTG GGTCGCAGACTCAAAAGACTGTTCCTGGTGTCAGAAGCAGCCGTTTCAGAGCTTCTACAGTGATGAGAGTGTTGTACCTGCTGATACTGGCTGGAATCATCATACGCT ATATTTCAGTCACTGTGCAGAAAGATCAACTCACCACCATCTATGAGGAGCTGAAAAACAGATACGACAACCTGAGCGACATCTACAACCAGACAACGTTTgaagagaaacagctgaaggAGAAATGTCAAA TGAACATCACTGACTTACACACCTGTTCCAACACCCCCGGTAAAAACTGCAGtcagatggaggaggaggcaaACAAGCTGAAAGAGGCCATAGCAG GGAAGAGTTGTCCTGATGGGTGGATGAGATTTGGATGCAACTGTTACTATAAGTTCACTGAGAGGAAAAGTTTGAAGGACAGCGGCGACGAATgccagaggagaggagggactCTGATGGTCATCgacagcacagagaaacag ACATCATTCAAACATGAAGTAGGTGAAGAAGCAGAGATTCAGCTGTGTGACTAA
- the LOC113154135 gene encoding C-type lectin domain family 6 member A-like, which yields MSASVSHSRLTVRYFKDFNEDGGKRETGKVETLEDGEHHIEHGSQKAEPHRERNREAVRRSCFRGFTVTLVGLYLLILVGIVTRYVLLTLENEQLQRRCNNLRNDSSLIQDNSAGKLCPEGWKKFGCSCYFKSTEEKIWFESRDDCRDRGSDLVIINSKEEQEFIANLSMTVESWIGLTRRWTNGWKWEWVDRSPLTETLRAPGELEDTSYWSYVACCNNQSLTQHGYEFEKTWICEKQIVCIY from the exons ATGTCCGcgtctgtgtcacattcaagGTTGACAGTGAGATATTTTAAAGACTTTAATGAGGAcggaggaaagagagagaccgGGAAGGTGGAGACGTTAGAGGACGGAGAGCATCACATCGAACATGGGTCACAAAAAGCTG AACCACACCGTGAGAGGAACCGTGAAGCTGTCAGAAGAAGCTGTTTCAGAGGTTTTACAGTGACTCTGGTTGGGCTGTATCTTCTGATTCTGGTCGGCATCGTCACACGCT ATGTTTTACTCACTTTGGAAAATGAACAACTGCAGAGAAGATGCAATAACCTGAGAAACGACTCCAGCCTGATTCAGGATAACTCTGCAg GTAAGTTGTGTCCCGAAggatggaagaagtttggatGTAGTTGTTACTTCAAATCCACTGAAGAGAAAATTTGGTTTGAGAGCAGAGACGACTGTCGAGACAGAGGATCAGACCTGGTGATCAtcaacagcaaagaggaacag GAATTCATTGCCAATCTCAGTATGACTGTGGAATCCTGGATTGGTTTAACAAGAAGGTGGACAAACGGGTGGAAATGGGAATGGGTGGACAGATCACCACTGACCGAAAC GTTAAGAGCACCAGGAGAATTGGAAGATACGTCATACTGGTCGTATGTTGCATGCTGTAATAATCAAAGTTTGACACAACATGGATATGAATTTGAAAAGACCTGGATCTGTGAGAAACAGATTGTCtgcatttattaa